The Glycine soja cultivar W05 chromosome 8, ASM419377v2, whole genome shotgun sequence genome has a window encoding:
- the LOC114423344 gene encoding 3-hydroxyisobutyryl-CoA hydrolase-like protein 5 has protein sequence MAPSSAVPDEQVVVGEEIEHVRVVTLNRPRQLNAISPELVSLLATYLEKWEKDEEAELVIIKGSGRAFCAGGDLRVFYDGRKIKDACLEVVYRFYWLCYHISTYKKTQVALVHGISMGGGAALMVPLKFSVVTEKTVFATPEASFGFHIDCGFSYYHSRLPGHLGEYLALTGGRLSGKEIVAAGLATHFVPFEKIVELENRLISLNSGDENAVRSVIEEFSSEVKLDEESILNKQSIIKECFSKDSVEEIIKSLEAEANNKGNVWIGAVLKGMKRSSPTALKIALRSVREGRNQTLSECLKKEFRLTMNILRTTISEDMYEGIRALTIDKDNAPKWEPSSLDKVEDGKLDLIFQPFEKNLELQIPESEEYRWDGKYENSAYALPN, from the exons ATGGCACCAAGTTCGGCAGTGCCAGATGAACAG GTTGTTGTTGGAGAGGAGATAGagcatgtaagagtggtcactTTGAACAGGCCAAGGCAATTGAATGCCATCTCACCAGAATTG GTTTCTCTGCTAGCAACATATTTGGAAAAGTGGGAGAAGGATGAGGAAGCAGAGCTAGTTATCATAAAG GGATCTGGTAGGGCTTTTTGCGCTGGAGGGGATTTGAGAGTGTTCTATGACGGCAGGAAAATAA AGGATGCCTGTCTTGAAGTGGTCTACAGATTTTACTGGCTTTGCTATCACATTAGTACCTATAAGAAAACCCAG GTTGCGCTTGTTCATGGAATTTCAATGGGTGGAGGTGCAGCTTTGATGGTCCCATTGAAGTTCTCAGTTGTAACAGAAAAAACT GTTTTTGCCACTCCTGAAGCAAGTTTTGGATTTCATATTGATTGTGGCTTCTCATACTACCACTCTCGTTTACCAGGGCATTTAG GAGAATACTTGGCACTTACTGGAGGAAGGTTGAGTGGGAAGGAAATAGTTGCTGCTGGACTGGCAACCCATTTTGTCCCTTTTGAG AAAATTGTTGAGCTAGAGAACCGCCTTATTAGCTTGAATTCTGGTGATGAGAATGCCGTAAGATCAGTAATTGAAGAATTCTCTTCAGAAGTCAAACTTGATGAAGAGAGTATCTTAAACAA GCAGTCAATAATCAAAGAGTGCTTCTCAAAAGACTCCGTAgaggaaattataaaatcatta GAAGCAGAAGCAAACAACAAAGGAAATGTATGGATAGGTGCAGTTTTAAAAGGAATGAAAAGATCATCACCAACTGCATTGAAAATAGCATTAAGATCG GTTCGTGAAGGAAGGAATCAAACATTATCTGAATGCTTAAAAAAGGAATTCAGATTAACAATGAATATACTGCGAACTACAATATCTGAGGATATGTATGAG GGTATTAGAGCTCTCACCATTGACAAAGATAATGCTCCAAAG TGGGAACCTTCATCCCTTGACAAAGTAGAGGACGGAAAGTTGGACTTGATCTTTCAGCCATTTGAGAAGAATTTGGAGCTGCAGATTCCAGAAAGTGAGGAATACAG GTGGGATGGTAAATATGAGAATTCAGCTTATGCCCTTCCAAATTGA